The following proteins come from a genomic window of Girardinichthys multiradiatus isolate DD_20200921_A chromosome 8, DD_fGirMul_XY1, whole genome shotgun sequence:
- the oaz1b gene encoding LOW QUALITY PROTEIN: ornithine decarboxylase antizyme 1b (The sequence of the model RefSeq protein was modified relative to this genomic sequence to represent the inferred CDS: deleted 1 base in 1 codon), with amino-acid sequence MVKSNLQRILNSHCFAREKEGKLQPFTTMANLNSGICDMIGNLSLHCSSTRSPGPLWCSDAPLPPLKIPGGRGKGTRDHAPSPRPLYSDRKLTVTEEPAGNGCPRILHFQSRPTATKTIQWDAVLSSSALYVEVPLDPLPEGSKESFAALLEYAEEHLKVVSVFVCFYKNRDDRAKLVRTFSFLGFEIVKPGHALVPPRPDVFFMAYNFDRDSSDDE; translated from the exons ATGGTAAAATCCAACCTCCAGCGGATCCTAAACAGTCATTGTTTTGCTCGCGAGAAAGAAGGAAAACTGCAGCCCTTTACTACCATGGCGAATTTAAATAGCGGTATCTGTGACATGATTGGGAA CTTGTCCCTGCACTGTAGTAGTACCCGCAGCCCGGGGCCTCTGTGGTGCTCC GATGCCCCTCTCCCACCCCTGAAGATCCCAGGTGGGCGAGGGAAAGGCACACGGGATCATGCGCCTTCACCTCGGCCGCTCTACTCA GACCGAAAATTGACAGTAACAGAAGAGCCTGCAGGGAATGGGTGCCCGAGGATTCTCCACTTCCAAAGCCGTCCCACAGCTACAAAGACAATACAGTGGGATGCTGTCCTAAGCAGCAGTGCACTATATGTGGAGGTACCTCTTGACCCTCTTCCAGAAGGCAGCAAGGAGAG TTTTGCGGCTCTTCTGGAGTATGCTGAAGAACATCTGAAAGTTGTTAGTGTGTTTGTCTGCTTTTACAAGAACAGAGATGATCGTG CTAAACTGGTGCGTACCTTCAGTTTTCTGGGCTTTGAGATCGTGAAACCGGGCCATGCCCTCGTCCCTCCTCGACCTGACGTTTTCTTCATGGCCTATAATTTCGACAGGGACTCCTCAGACGACGAGTAG